One stretch of Miscanthus floridulus cultivar M001 chromosome 18, ASM1932011v1, whole genome shotgun sequence DNA includes these proteins:
- the LOC136520739 gene encoding 2-oxoglutarate-dependent dioxygenase 33-like has protein sequence MGSDFKSIPLLDISPLVEKIDDPSMANDKDLLQVVRLLDDACKEAGFFYVKGHGIDESLMREVRNVTRKFFHLPYEEKLKIKMTPQSGYRGYQGLGENITKGKPDMHEAIDCYTPIRPGKYGDLAKPMEGSNLWPEYPSNFEVLLENYINLCRDISRKIMRGIALALGGAIDAFERDTAGDPFWVLRLIGYPVDIPEEQCTDTGCGAHTDYGFLTLVNQDDDICALEVQNRAGEWIYATPIPGTFVCNIGDMLKVWTNGIYQPTLHRVVNNSPRYRVSVAFFYESNFDAAIEPVEFCREKTGGAAKYEKVVYGEHLVQKVLTNFVM, from the exons ATGGGTTCCGACTTCAAATCGATCCCCTTGCTCG ATATCAGCCCGCTTGTCGAAAAGATTGATGATCCAAGCATGGCCAACGACAAGGATTTGCTGCAGGTTGTCCGGTTGCTGGACGATGCTTGCAAAGAGGCCGGATTCTTCTATGTG AAAGGCCATGGTATTGACGAGTCGCTGATGAGGGAAGTCAGGAATGTGACCCGCAAATTCTTTCATCTTCCTTATgaggaaaaattaaaaattaagaTGACACCTCAGAGTGGATATAG AGGGTATCAAGGATTAGGGGAGAATATTACCAAGGGTAAGCCTGATATGCATGAAGCAATCGAT TGCTATACTCCTATTAGACCTGGCAAATATGGAGATCTCGCTAAACCAATGGAAGGATCTAACTTATG GCCAGAATACCCATCAAATTTTGAAGTACTGCTAGAAAACTATATCAACTTATGTAGAG ATATTTCAAGAAAGATAATGCGAGGTATAGCCTTGGCTTTGGGAGGGGCGATTGATGCCTTTGAACGGGATACAGCTGGAGATCCTTTCTGGGTGTTAAGGTTGATTGGTTATCCAGTAGATATTCCAGAAGAGCAGTGCACTGATACTGGCTG TGGAGCTCATACAGATTATG GATTTCTAACACTGGTTAACCAGGATGATGACATATGTGCCCTTGag GTGCAAAATCGCGCTGGTGAGTGGATATATGCAACGCCAATACCCGGAACCTTTGTTTGTAACATTGGTGACATGCTGAAG GTTTGGACAAATGGAATATATCAGCCCACACTTCATAGAGTTGTCAACAATTCCCCTCGTTACCGTGTATCTGTTGCGTTCTTCTATGAG TCAAACTTTGATGCTGCAATAGAGCCTGTTGAGTTCTGCCGAGAGAAAACCGGCGGTGCTGCCAAGTACGAAAAGGTTGTGTACGGAGAGCATTTGGTTCAGAAAGTATTGACGAACTTTGTCATGTAA